In Egibacteraceae bacterium, a genomic segment contains:
- a CDS encoding prolyl oligopeptidase family serine peptidase, translating to LTSTNTNQRTAIQETRASSYGGYAALCAATVTPERFTCALAACAPANLLTLLRAVPPHPASRRAMLHRRIGHPDTDADMLWARSPLSRAHDLSIPLLLAQSADDPRVTPAESAELVAVLRDRGLDHDHLVFEGEGGRLTTPANRMRLRAAAEAFLARHLAGG from the coding sequence GCTGACCAGCACAAACACCAATCAGCGCACGGCTATCCAGGAAACTCGGGCTAGCTCCTACGGTGGCTACGCCGCCCTGTGCGCCGCGACCGTCACCCCCGAGCGGTTCACCTGTGCGCTGGCCGCCTGCGCCCCCGCCAACCTGCTGACGCTGCTCCGCGCGGTGCCGCCGCATCCGGCGTCGCGGCGAGCCATGCTCCACCGGCGCATCGGCCACCCCGACACCGACGCCGACATGCTGTGGGCGCGCTCCCCCCTGTCGCGGGCCCATGACCTCTCGATTCCGCTGCTCCTCGCCCAGAGCGCCGACGACCCGCGCGTCACACCTGCCGAGAGCGCGGAGCTCGTGGCCGTGCTGCGCGACCGTGGCCTCGACCACGACCACCTCGTCTTCGAGGGCGAGGGCGGCCGCCTCACGACGCCCGCCAACCGCATGCGGTTGCGCGCGGCCGCCGAAGCATTCCTCGCCCGACACCTCGCGGGTGGGTGA
- the murJ gene encoding murein biosynthesis integral membrane protein MurJ, with protein MADPDRPAASSRGGSTLVAAGIFLSRISGLVRERAMAHFLGTSFATDAFRAAMRIPNLLQNLLGEGVLSASFIPVYSRLLAEGRQRDAGVVAGAIAGLLTALTGSLVLVGVLFAEPITRVIAAGFTGARFDLTVTLVRIVTPGIGFLVLSAWCLGVLNSHRHFFLSYVAPVVLNAVQVAVLVGFGLTVFRGGSEESAALAGLATALGWGTLAGGVLQFAVQLPKVVRLVPGLRPSLRTGDPGVRRAVRAFGPVVAGRGVVQLSAYVDTLLASFLVAGALAALGYAQILYLLPISLFGMSVAAAELPELSSTTADDQGVLLVRLDSGLARIAFFVVPTIAVYLAIGDLVVGAIFQTGEFGTAATLQVWGILAGYSVGLFASTGSRLLQSALYAIGNVATPARISALRVTISAAVGAVLMLQLDRVGVSPDGVALMGDLPAFSPLPAAMRDSAPDVPRLGALGLALGAAVGAWLEYLLLRRAVGRRIGVTRLGGGDLRRTVLAIAPAAAAGVAARPLLDDLPPLVAGPVAAGVLGVVYLAVAWRLRIPGATGLVDAVRRRLP; from the coding sequence GTGGCGGACCCGGATCGGCCCGCCGCCTCCTCCCGAGGCGGGTCCACGCTGGTGGCAGCGGGGATCTTCCTGTCACGGATCAGCGGGCTGGTCCGCGAGCGGGCGATGGCCCACTTCCTGGGCACGAGCTTCGCCACCGACGCGTTCCGCGCCGCGATGCGCATCCCGAACCTGCTGCAGAACCTCCTCGGCGAGGGTGTGCTCTCCGCCTCGTTCATCCCCGTGTACAGCCGGCTTCTCGCCGAGGGACGCCAGCGGGACGCCGGCGTGGTCGCCGGGGCCATCGCCGGCCTGCTGACCGCCCTGACCGGCAGCCTGGTCCTCGTCGGTGTGCTCTTCGCCGAACCCATCACCCGGGTGATCGCCGCGGGGTTCACCGGGGCCCGGTTCGACCTCACCGTGACGCTGGTGCGCATCGTCACACCCGGGATCGGGTTCCTGGTCCTCTCGGCGTGGTGCCTCGGGGTCCTGAACAGCCACCGCCACTTCTTCCTGTCCTACGTGGCGCCGGTCGTGCTGAACGCCGTGCAGGTCGCCGTGCTCGTCGGCTTCGGCCTGACGGTCTTCCGGGGCGGCTCGGAGGAATCCGCGGCGCTCGCCGGATTGGCCACGGCGCTCGGGTGGGGCACGTTGGCCGGGGGGGTCCTGCAGTTCGCGGTGCAGCTGCCGAAGGTGGTGCGTCTGGTGCCCGGGCTGCGTCCGAGCCTGCGCACCGGCGACCCCGGCGTGCGCCGGGCCGTCCGCGCGTTCGGCCCGGTCGTCGCCGGCCGGGGGGTCGTCCAGCTGTCGGCCTATGTCGACACCCTCCTCGCGAGCTTCCTCGTGGCCGGGGCCCTCGCCGCCCTTGGGTACGCCCAGATCCTCTACCTGCTGCCGATCTCGCTGTTCGGGATGAGCGTGGCCGCCGCCGAGCTCCCGGAGCTCTCCAGCACGACCGCCGACGACCAGGGCGTGCTCCTCGTTCGACTGGACAGCGGACTGGCCCGCATCGCCTTCTTCGTCGTGCCCACCATCGCTGTGTATCTCGCGATCGGCGACCTCGTCGTGGGCGCGATCTTCCAGACCGGCGAGTTCGGGACCGCAGCCACCCTGCAGGTGTGGGGGATCCTCGCGGGGTACAGCGTGGGCCTGTTCGCCTCGACCGGCTCCCGGCTCCTCCAATCGGCCCTCTACGCCATCGGCAACGTGGCCACGCCGGCCAGGATCAGCGCGCTGCGGGTCACCATCTCGGCGGCGGTAGGCGCGGTCCTGATGCTGCAGCTCGACCGGGTCGGCGTGAGCCCGGACGGGGTCGCCCTGATGGGCGACCTGCCGGCGTTCTCGCCGTTGCCGGCGGCCATGCGCGACAGCGCCCCGGACGTGCCGCGGCTGGGGGCGCTCGGGCTCGCCCTCGGGGCGGCGGTGGGGGCCTGGCTGGAGTACCTGCTGCTGCGCCGGGCGGTGGGCCGGCGGATCGGTGTGACGCGGCTGGGCGGCGGCGACCTGCGGCGCACCGTCCTGGCGATCGCGCCG